The proteins below are encoded in one region of Misgurnus anguillicaudatus chromosome 24, ASM2758022v2, whole genome shotgun sequence:
- the LOC129437225 gene encoding uncharacterized protein, whose product MLCCIRRTKPVEKNEEADQEIKQDGTKPEENAHKAATKIQASFRGHITRKKMKDGEKEEENGGVPDESAETQERISPSEEKPAEDSTETAEENKPVKSPVAEQPNSPAAEAPPTAAADPLPSDTPTKEEVQEQPQEAEKPKEGECGEAPEKPAEDAQKREEEAKQADVPDASENQETDQIDKKEAVEDSKPAEELSDAGEGKN is encoded by the exons ATGCTGTGCTGTATTAGAAGAACTAAGCCG GTTGAGAAGAACGAAGAAGCCGACCAGGAGATCAAGCAGGATGGAACCAAACCCGAAGAAAACGCCCACAAGGCCGCCACTAAGATCCAGGCCAGTTTCCGAGGGCACATCACCCGGAAAAAAATGAAAGACGGCGAGAAAGAGGAAGAAAACGGCGGCGTTCCCGATGAGTCCGCAGAGACGCAGGAGCGAATCTCCCCATCCGAAGAGAAGCCGGCGGAAGATTCCACCGAAACCGCAGAGGAGAACAAACCGGTCAAGAGTCCCGTGGCCGAGCAGCCCAACTCACCTGCTGCGGAAGCTCCGCCCACTGCTGCTGCTGATCCCCTCCCCTCAGACACGCCCACTAAAGAGGAAGTCCAGGAGCAGCCACAGGAAGCGGAGAAGCCTAAAGAAGGGGAGTGTGGAGAGGCGCCAGAGAAACCTGCCGAAGATGCACAGAAACGAGAAGAGGAAGCCAAACAAGCCGACGTGCCTGATGCCTCAGAGAACCAGGAAACAGACCAAATAGACAAAAAAG